From the genome of Vicia villosa cultivar HV-30 ecotype Madison, WI linkage group LG2, Vvil1.0, whole genome shotgun sequence, one region includes:
- the LOC131651327 gene encoding secreted RxLR effector protein 161-like encodes MDSAKDIDTHMATNGNLDRDEKGKDVDVKKYRGVIGSLLYLTTFMPDIMFRVCMCARYQSASKESHLKAVKRILRYLIGTSKFGLWYSKGNDCILVGYSDSDFTGCKSDRKITSGTRHLFSKSLVSWHSKKQVFVALPTTEAEYIAADSCCAQIL; translated from the coding sequence ATGGACAGTGCAAAGGATATTGACACACATATGGCGACAAATGGAAACTTGGATAGAGATGAAAAGGGTAAGGATGTTGATGTCAAGAAATATAGAGGTgtgattggatctcttttatatcttacGACATTTATGCCCGATATTATGTTTAGAGTTTGCATGTGTGCACGATATCAATCGGCTTCTAAGGAATCACATTTAAAAGCAGTTAAGCGTATTCTTAGATACCTTATTGGTACTTCTAAGTTTGGGCTTTGGTATTCCAAAGGAAACGATTGTATCTTGGTTGGTTACTCCGATTCTGACTTTACTGGTTGCAAATCGGATAGGAAAATTACTAGTGGAACTCGTCACTTGTTTTCAAAAtccttggttagttggcatagTAAAAAGCAAGTTTTCGTAGCTTTGCCAACGACCGAGGCGGAATACATAGCAGCCgatagttgttgtgcacaaattttGTAG
- the LOC131653882 gene encoding large ribosomal subunit protein uL23y-like: MAPKGDVSKKTDPKAQALKAAKAVKSGTAIKKKAKKIRTTVTFHRPKTLSKERNPKYPRISATPRNKLDHYQILKFPLTTESAMKKIEDNNTLVFIVDLRADKKKIKDAVKKMYDIQAKKVNTLIRPDGTKKAYVRLTPDYDALDVANKIGII, encoded by the exons ATGGCTCCTAAAG GTGATGTTTCGAAGAAGACTGATCCAAAGGCACAGGCCTTGAAAGCTGCCAAGGCAGTGAAGTCAGGGACTGCCATTAAGAAGAAGGCAAAGAAGATCAGGACAACTGTTACATTCCACAGGCCCAAGACTTTGTCGAAGGAAAGGAACCCTAAGTACCCTCGCATTAGTGCGACACCAAGGAATAAGCTTGATCATTATCAGATTCTCAAGTTTCCACTCACTACTGAGTCTGCaatgaagaagattgaagatAATAACACCTTGGTTTTCATTGTTGACTTGCGTGCTGACAAGAAGAAAATCAAAGATGCTGTGAAGAAGATGTATGACATTCAGGCCAAGAAAGTTAACACCTTGATCAG GCCTGATGGCACCAAGAAGGCGTATGTTAGGTTGACACCTGATTATGATGCTTTGGATGTAGCAAACAAGATTGGTATCATTTAA